The following nucleotide sequence is from Aedes aegypti strain LVP_AGWG chromosome 3, AaegL5.0 Primary Assembly, whole genome shotgun sequence.
aAAAATGGGTGATCAACTGAAATCTCAAAATATCGTTCGTCACAAACTGAAGGCTTAGAGATTGTTCAAGAAACACCAGTACACCAAGTTGCAGCCAAATATCATATGTTTCTCAAAGCATTTGAgttcttttcgaccaaatgtactttcgactaaacgtcattcgatcaAATATCATAGATTCTATTTTACCATATATtactaattcaaaaaaaaacatcccttGCTGTGGCTGAAATTCCCTGAGTGCTATGGCCAATGCTTTAGGATCTTAAAGAACCAcgggtcttataagcgtttttaCAAGGTTTCGATGAATATGTTTCAAACGCAGTTTTTTCTGGAGTccataaggcagcgtccatttattacgtaacgctaaaattggacaTTGTTGACCCCCTCCCCTCCCACATCTAATGTTATACTACTTCCTATGCGCACTGTCGCGGCCGCTTACGACCTGTATTTTGTTTCAGCCGCATTTACTTGCAATCCGACTTTTGTTGCTCAACGCTTAAGGCGGATGTACATATCTGCCGTCGTTTCATATAAGCTAAAAGTAATTCCAATATCATACGCGAAGCAAGCAAATAGACTGGATCAtgtgaacattgatcagttctCCGAATGAGAAGACCATAAATGATCTTACCGGCTTTCAATTTTACAGGTTTACTATAGACACCCTGATTAATCTGTATCTATATCATTTTCAATTTCCAGCAATGAAGGTCTACAAGCCCACGGATGCAACGACGAATCCATCGTTGATCCTGTCTGCTGCAGGCATGCCACAGTATCAGCACCTGATCGACAAAGCCGTCAAGTACGGCCTGGCTCATGGAAGGTAAGTTTCGACGAAATTTCCTATCCAAGATTACCAAATCAAACTGTTTTTATTCCCTTCCAGCACTAAAGACGAACAGGTGGCGGAAGCGGCTGATATGTTGTTTGTCCTGTTTGGATGCGAAATCCTTAAGCTGGTCCCGGGACGCGTCTCGACCGAAGTCGACGCCCGGATATCGTTCAACAAGGACGCCTCGGTGGCCAAGGCCCTGAAGCTGATCCAACTGTACGAGGAACAAGGCATCAAGCGGGATCGTGTCCTCATCAAGTTGGCCTCCACCTGGGAGGGCATCCAGGCGGCCCGTGTCCTTGAACAGGAGCACGGAATCCACTGCAATCTCACGCTGCTGTTCTCGTTCGCGCAGGCTGTTGCCTGTGCTGAGGCCGGAGTCACGCTCATTTCCCCATTCGTGGGACGCATCTTGGACTGGTATGTGGCCAATACTGACAAGAAATCATTCGAACCGAAACAGGATCCAGGCGTTGTTTCGGTTACGAAGATTTACAATTACTACAAAAAATTCGGATACAAAACCGTGGTCATGGGAGCGTCCTTCCGTAATACGGGAGAGATTCGCGCCTTGGCCGGTTGTGACCTCTTAACCATCAGTCCAAAACTGCTCGGAGATTTGGAGAAGAGCGAGGAGCCTATCAAGCGCTATTTGGATCCTGAAGCGGCTAAGAACTGCGACCTGGAGAAGATCACAATGGACGAGGCCACGTTCCGCTGGATGCTCAATGAGGATCAAATGTCGACCGACAAACTTTCGGACGGAATCCGAAAGTTCGCTGCCGATGGACGCAAGCTGGACTCCATGCTGCGCGAATTGCTTCAATAGGCTGCTTGAGGTCGGAGGGGAGGTCGAATAAGATTGATTGAGCATTTATCAAATTCTTAATGTTGGCAAACATAAATTCCtgttcatttttttgtattgaaTAAAATTGATGTACCTTCTTTTTTAAAGCACGATCCAATGATGTGTCATCCGAACTAAACCCACGATTTCGTTACATTTGGGCTTATCCTACGAATGGCGTGAgatgagaattgtcggtctagtatagcgaggtgacaatactcgactcgagtgaaggttctctccatttgatttacacggcgaatCACTTctctcgagtcgagaattgtcacctcgctatacgagaccgacaatccTCACCTCATGCCACTCGTAGAACAAACCCATATAGCTTCATACCACAATAGATCCAAACAGCGCCTTAGAAAACGGTGCTGCAAAACGCGTGAGAGTTAAAAGTCCTCATTATTACAgtgggttaagaataacagaatgtctcGAAGATTCAGGTAGGTACCTACTTACCTTTTTTAAAAGCAAGATTCAATGATGTGTCATCCAAACTAAACCCACCTTTTCGTCACATttacaataaatatattttagtAGATCAAACAGTACGCTTCGGGCACTTACCttactttttcttcttctttttctgctcCTTGGCGAACTCCAGCCCAGTGATGCACGCCTTCGGTATCTGGTAGGTCCCGGTCAGGAGGTCGTACACGAATTTGATGTGATTTCCCTGCACCAGCAACTGTTCGCCCTTGGTACCAGGCACTTCGGCCATGCTGGTACTGGCTGCAGCACCCAGCTTAACGGCCTTGGCAAATTCGGCCACATTTACGCCATAGTCTTCCAGATTGCTGATAAGCGTAACCTTCTTGTTGCCAGACCGGGTGGCAGTCGTCAGATGAATGATTGCTCGTTTGCCGCCTTTGGTAACAGGGCCCTTCTGGCTCCGCATTTCAAACGTGCTGGTCATATTCCGCAGAACATGATCAATCACTTCCGGTACGGAATAGAGCGTTGTTTCGGTACCTCCACAAATTTGCCTCAGCGTTTCATCCGGAGTAACCATTTTACTTTGAACGTCTATCAATTTGTTTCGTCCTACATAATCCTTGACATAGTTCCGGACTTGAGTCTCGTCCAGTGCCTTCCCCACTGCAACTCCCAAGCTTCCGAACAACTTCTCAGTCACCTCGTTCACAGCATACATTTCTACCATTTTCGTTAAGAGTAGAGGAGTGGAAGCACTTTGATCCGCTGAGCTCACTTCTGCATCGTCCGGTTTCTTCATTTTGTAAGGGTAAAAGGATACTACATCAGGATGTTCCAGATTGATAGATACAATCTTTTCGATTCCCTTCTTTTCTTCCTTGATTTGAATCACACCATCTTTGGccatttccttcaggaatgtgCCAACCTTCTTGTACGAGCTACGTTTCATTTCGATTCCTTCGGGTAGTTCCGGTTGCACATACTGGGGGTAGAACGTACTCGTCAGAATGGGAAGGGGAATCTTTTTTCCCTGAAGTTTGATAGCATTCAAAAACGCTGATCGTATAAGCTTGTCCGGATCGGGCTGAGCCTCCTCTTCAGACTCTTCGTCTTGATCGTCTTCCTGTAATAGCAAAACTCGGCTTAGATATACCTACATGAACCTTAACAGGGTGTCGACTAAATTGTTAAATTTAAATACCCAGACTTTCCATGGTTTTTTATGGCTCCAAAAGctttttataaatttgcttcacAAATTTATTGGTTATTAATAGTTAGTCCAAAAACAATTCTGAATCTCAAAATTCTGTgagattttttccaggtttGAAAGTGCTGTCCAGAAGTCTAAGATAAAGCTGTAACGAAGTTTTCAAAAGGAATCTGCCCGCGTTATGTGAAAggcatgttcagaattttctgtgAAAGTCATGCCCTATAGTCTGTGAGAATCCTGTGAAGGACACTGTAAATATCGTGTCCGAAAATTCGCAAAAATCatgcaaatttttcaaaaattcggcGTAAGATTTCCGAAAGATTGAACCCGTTTTTCATTGTTCGGAATATTGTAGATTTCTTTTAGGATTGTATACGATTTATGCTCGGAATTCTATTCAAGTTTCTATCgaaatgattctaccccattaccccgaatgccatcaccaaaaatgccatcaccccgaatgtacACGCTTAgttcagaatgccgaatcttggctaattttaaccgagatccacacagccgagtagtcggcaaacaaatttcctgggatctcagcaaataaaagccgagtatcagtaaattgtgtttcgttgctaagcaaccggacaatttgtctcggttaaaatcgggaaaccgagattcgcacagcctcgtgaaaaaaatctaagtgtgtaccattaccccgaattgcatcaccccgaatgctatttccccgaatttataattatcttgattgacatgatgacattgatgacatttccccttGATATTGAATTTCGGGATAATCtcattcggggttttggaattgtGGGTAATTGGGTAGAAtctcgccagcatgaatcacgcaccatctcgactgagctgtcgACGAATTAAAATGAGCCAACAGTGAGTCGACAAGAATATTATAGTTTATGCTTCAGGGTTTCAAAAAGACAGATTATGTACCATTCATTTCCATCGATCGTTTGGATAACTTAGACAGCTTCATGGGCGctaaattaaactttatttggatATGTGGCAATATATCTACAATCTAAATTAACACAAATATTTCGTAAAACTTTTGGATCCCGgatccatttttttatgatagaaACACGGATTATCAAGCCCCTGGGTGATCGCGTTCGACCGTATAACATTTGACTGTGGTAATATTATTAAATtataaatgtttgcatttcattcgaaaaagtTCTAAATTAGTCATGATTGTTACGAAATTTCGAATTGATTGTTGTTCAAGTTCCAGTTtacttttcgaaattttttttctgatgttaaatattttccaataatttaaaaaatgaatgagtttcttgaaaatatgaaatttagaaacctctttccagtaaaaaaaataaaataaaaagtaattaaaaagagaccgaaaagaGACAAAACAGTTATCAAAAACcgaaacctaacaggaaccaggacaaaatagtttaatcagaccagacatttctctgaaaatttgtttaaaactttttttttcaaatatttttttcttgcgacATTACGACGACATACCAGCAcatctggtatatgccagtaaaggacATACATTCATTGATGTATTACGACGACATTACGAAAGGGATAGATTCATATctatatttaaaatattcactctccaaaaattttcctaaggaattcctccaaaaattttgttttttatatctcaaaatagaaccaagatttttccaaacattatcacaaaaaataccacaaggctttcatcagaaattccttcagatattttttgtgaaaaaacccTTAGTCCTCGaggattttatccggtgattctccaattatttttttctagaacatcctccaagactccCGTTTAAAACATGTTGTAATATTCAACTAGAAACTTCACCAGatgcctccaaggatttctcaggattttctacaaaattgttctttagaatttttataagattttgactacaaatttctctgaggatacCTTCAGGATTGCGCCTAGGATTTTTTCTCGGAAGTTCTTCTATTAATTCTAagatatttctcaaggaagttttcaaaacctttttctcaagcattcttccaggagttttcaccaaggaaatttgaatgtaatttcccagaaagctgagaattaaaaaaaaaatccttgacgtATATTTATGGGTATCTTCTGTTACAGTTACTTATGTAACTTCTTAGGCCACCCTTGATTAAAGAGGATTTTCAGGAAGACTTACTCTtgaagaacttttagaagatttccaagaTTATTGCTACGATAATAATGAAAAAGAAAAATCATAATATCTCGCAGGATCTCCTGGAACACTGGACgaaattactagaaaattgTGTAGGAATAATCATTCCTACAGTCGAAGCATTTCATAGAAAAAACTGCTGTGGTGTTAAATTGTGTGGAACCTTAAAagaacttttcaatattccatggggattttttgagaaatttattgaaaaatgtttggataaaCTCCAGTgatccttggatgaaatgctggagaaattcctagaaaaaaaaactaaagaaacacttgtttttaattatgaatcgtggtttacggctaaccagccgagtggaagtttaacaactaccgaaaagctaaacattacatataatttgcaattggattagatggacaaattgatgtgaagatttgcgaaaaagttacacgtcttctcagtgagaatcgaactcacgactccccgaactcagcgcagttgctggctagtgtagtgtgctattcctatacctaaaaaacaatgcgctctcgggctaggcattggatatatatagaaagcgttgtgtttggatgggcatctaattcttccgaaagaagtgcactttgcgaaaaaggaccacgtgattattgagctgaaatcgaattcaggttaacttctgcgttcatgagtcctctcatggcgtagtggtaacgcgccccaactagagatcggggagtcgtgagttcgattctcactgagaagacgtgtaactttttcgcaaatcttcacatcaatttgtccatctaattcaattgcaaattatatgtaatgtttagcttttcggtagctctaaagaaacttaataatgaaacacaggtcgaattgaggaaattatttgaaatgttctcaATATATTAACTCGAATAACCCCTCGAGGAGCTTTTGGATctattctttggaataaccgtagacgaaatggcgttgaaattcttgtcaagttttcttgggagaaattctgtgggaaacttTGGATATCTCCTTGATTAACGACTGTAGAATTCGGTTGGATAGTTAGTgaaagaatatctggaggaagtcctaagaTAGTCTTTGCTCAAAGTACTGCctgagaaaaatttctagaggtatTAACGTTGAAATGTtaaaggatttcctgaagcaaattatggaggaactcctgtaagcatcctatgaaaaaaattctgaagcaatttcttgaagaattcataataaaatctttggagaatccACAAGGATATTTCCTGAGGCTGTTCTCGAGATacgagaagaaattttgcatctcagttatctgcaagcaagataaggaaagaaaagagactttagataccattttggttaaaatagagacttcagacaccttttatcaaaaatagagactttttagagacttgcaaaaaaattgtatttaaaaagaaacctgctaccagccctagatATGTTAATGCTTTACCGAATAAATTTAGATACATCaaaaacatcaatcatgttttgATAAGCTGATGAAATTTCATACTCGAAAGAATTCTCACTGAACAGCTCATATAGTTTTTGgagagcggcgcagccgaatttttttcgaatgaagaTAGTTTTCTGGCAATTAATGATAGCTCTGGGTTATaacgcaaaaatcctttgtcgtggacatattctatcatgaattactgcttcaaaataatttccctgattgtgatcgaaattgagaattccaggttttttccaggttgaattaaattccctgataattccaggttttccaggtttttccaggtagtagacaccctggctGATAAactggttccgctttccgttgccttTCTGctttcattgcgtttgggctttGAGTGTCTTAAAAATATGAACTTTACAGACCTCTAGCCTGAAAAAAGAGACTaagcagaaataaaaaaaaaaaaagatcgaaAAGATTCTAACAATGGATCAAGAAATAAAACGAAACCTAAAAGGAACGatgagataagagtttgatttctcaaaaaatcagaCCAGGCTGTCTGGTATGTCTGGTCTGAGACATTgctcttaaaatatttttaagccatttttgaggaattcctcgTTACATTACGAGTACGACTAGTAATGCTGCTTGTATTACTGTAggcatttttttaggatttttttctgggaattactgccgttatacgcataattgtcccatgttttgAAATATGAAGCCAAAAAAATGCGATTAAAGATTTTGGCACATTTATGCTCCGTATTGATAGAGGTtagtataaatttgaaaataatagcataagtaacatgtaaacaaagacaATTTTATTCTTGTCACTTAAATATTCTTcagttcagttatgtttgttgaaatgattcgacaacgttataactgcaacatttccaatgttataaTGTTatagttcttacatcatgggacagcaattgcatttctgctctgtagaatttccgccgctcgttatttgtttttaagaaaaccggacatgacgtcggataactcttcgggagaaatcgaACGGAACCTTTCAATAAAGTACcataaggacgccattcaccgctcatgctccattcaccgctcatagaattattttgaaaaatctgaacaaattttcgcatTAAAAGTCATCATCATGTATTAGTATACCAGAATGGATtgtatcaaaatgaaattcatatgatttcattttatatactatttattaaaaataattttaggctgtttaaggcggtaaacatgagttgatcaatgattttattatgtcagatcgaaaaatgcttcttaACTACCACGCTATAATGTGTtgttgtactatagtacaaagataacaaccagctaatgaaagtaaattaaatCCAAACAGTTGTGTATAtagagcacagacaaacagacgtcacactctcatcattgtccatcgaccaccttttaaacggtcgattcaaaaatatggtagatggccaatccgccacccgcagcgctcgcatcgtttttgttcgcgtttgacgtttacacactaccgccatctgttggcccgtcggccaaatacactaattctagcattgggcgtacatgtcctcgtgactacactgaggcaaaaatctcgcatgattttcataagatcgcactaatgaacgcgttttttattatttttttgttggttcataagacacttgtgtatttcattcgacgagattgagattcataagacaagtgtaattttttcataacaatcaattgcaaatgtcataagaacgcttatgaaccccattgctcatcattgtgacgaaccacgtgaggcaaattttctcatttcactatcagaaattcaatatggcttccgaaatggacgtgtttgctgatttgtcgttggctgactccgtttctaatgcatcaaagggtaaatattttctatttatcatcaattccgctgtaactaatattttcttTCGAACAGATTAAGGAATTGGATCCAAACAATAAGATTTgggaatgaaaattcaaaacaatttgtatgacgcgtaagaaatcacaaacccccctcatccattaatccgcccctaacgtaaacctgcaacaattcaggcgttcttcacaacttttctcaataatgtttcgctgctatgatatacttctttgcgttcaaaataggttagccaactagagaaaatcgaattttcatccattttatcGTATCGCAAATCGATTCTAATGCATACAGTGAAGTGCTTTGATCGAATtggaatggatgaaaatttgatttttccaagttggttaacctatttttcaacgcggattagtattattcattcattgaaattcataatctaaggggtctattttgtaaatcgagcaaattcatgtgactcgtctgtaatcactgtcgatcaaagtaagcaggcatatttcagatgtcacccgtcgactgtCATAGTAAtgcagtcacatagagtgacaattatcgaaaaactcgagtgacagagccgagtcgagcaaatatttcggtcgacagtgactccagtcgagtcattttgatcggcTCGACtcataaaatagggccctaaagctcaaattacataagacagtcttatggaaccaagaatggatcagaacgtaattcataagactatctatggattttgttatcaagtcaatgatggttcataagatcatcttacgaaatCCCTTCGAagtgtattatggaaacaacatctgccgaaaaccatacgatagtcttatgaatttcaaagatttttcttgtgtcgtaattccataagcaaatcttatgtcagtcttacgtttgctttcctcagtgaacttggaaaaatcaaattttcatccattttgtcacgcCGCAATTCGATCAAAGCACTTCACTGTATGCATTAGAATCGATTTGCGatacgacaaaatggatgaaaattcgattttctaacctattttgaacgcaaagaagtatatcatagcagcgaaacattattgagaaaagttgtgaagaacgcctgaattgttgcagg
It contains:
- the LOC5571930 gene encoding transaldolase, which encodes MSSSEPQIKKTKMGSSLEQLKQLTTIVADTGDFEAMKVYKPTDATTNPSLILSAAGMPQYQHLIDKAVKYGLAHGSTKDEQVAEAADMLFVLFGCEILKLVPGRVSTEVDARISFNKDASVAKALKLIQLYEEQGIKRDRVLIKLASTWEGIQAARVLEQEHGIHCNLTLLFSFAQAVACAEAGVTLISPFVGRILDWYVANTDKKSFEPKQDPGVVSVTKIYNYYKKFGYKTVVMGASFRNTGEIRALAGCDLLTISPKLLGDLEKSEEPIKRYLDPEAAKNCDLEKITMDEATFRWMLNEDQMSTDKLSDGIRKFAADGRKLDSMLRELLQ
- the LOC5571931 gene encoding eukaryotic translation initiation factor 2D, translated to MFIKPFKVKSNILVTGSERKRLKQRAQSQFAASETSPMAELFGNKCKVCVVKIVTYGECQVTVYTSDKRPVFFELDGKLIPTVYTLWAAPDMVPEFTTHPAVLPKLANGADLMIPGVVGRGTSMKSWGNYRKDDIVAVNLTSNRAAVGVGLLAHSSDDLYMCGGRGIAVRMMHVFGDKLWGMEPSVCQQVPLMGAIQAVPKLEDDFPPLGAPEPVVDKKKPMVNEVTEKLAEVDVNGDEVEEDDQDEESEEEAQPDPDKLIRSAFLNAIKLQGKKIPLPILTSTFYPQYVQPELPEGIEMKRSSYKKVGTFLKEMAKDGVIQIKEEKKGIEKIVSINLEHPDVVSFYPYKMKKPDDAEVSSADQSASTPLLLTKMVEMYAVNEVTEKLFGSLGVAVGKALDETQVRNYVKDYVGRNKLIDVQSKMVTPDETLRQICGGTETTLYSVPEVIDHVLRNMTSTFEMRSQKGPVTKGGKRAIIHLTTATRSGNKKVTLISNLEDYGVNVAEFAKAVKLGAAASTSMAEVPGTKGEQLLVQGNHIKFVYDLLTGTYQIPKACITGLEFAKEQKKKKKK